The Spartobacteria bacterium sequence AAAAATCGAGTTATAACGAAAGAGGTATGACCAATGGAACGGGTAGGAATTATCGGACTGGGTCGATTTGGACAATATCTGGCGACGGAACTCGCTGAACGGGGAAATGAAATCATTGCCATTGATCAGGACGAAGCCATTGTGCAGCAAATGTCCAACAGCATCGGCAAACTGGTCATCGGCGATGCAACACAGGAAGAAACATTAAAACAGGCAGGATTTGATTCCTGTGACGCCGTGGTCATTACCATCTCCGAAAGCATGGAAAACAGCATGCTGGCCACGATGGCACTGCAGGAGATCGGCATCCCGGTTATCATCGCCCGTGCGTTTAATGAAATGCATGGCAAGGTACTCAAAAAACTAGGAGCGCATCGTATCGTCTATCCCGCACTGGACAGTGCGCGGCGCCTGGCAAAAATCATATCCAATGCCTCGTTTGT is a genomic window containing:
- a CDS encoding TrkA family potassium uptake protein, whose translation is MERVGIIGLGRFGQYLATELAERGNEIIAIDQDEAIVQQMSNSIGKLVIGDATQEETLKQAGFDSCDAVVITISESMENSMLATMALQEIGIPVIIARAFNEMHGKVLKKLGAHRIVYPALDSARRLAKIISNASFVEYMEVSDGVSLIEILAPKKWNGMTLAELQIATTYNVTILGIKRKQIKVLDEVDEKQTSEETIIPPSGTDSVYEDDTLIIFGKDDNIRQLQNDV